GTAATGATCTTTACATgtagaacagctgcatttatacttATATTATGTTATACACAGGTGTACTCTATCTACTACAGAGCCTTCAGAAACTGATTGGTCAGTCTGGATTTTAATTAGTGGTATTGGAGTAAAGGGGGTTTGAATGCAATGTATGCCACAACTTTTGacgtttttaatttttcaaaaatgtttaaaactatGTACCATTTTCCTTCACCCTTACAAGGACATGCTGGATTGTGTTGAtgataaaatctttaaaaaaaattaatccaaTGAGGTTTTTGTCTCAAATaatatgaaatgtgaaaatgttcatgaagtATGAACCCTTGTATGAACCCTGCAACAACTTCACTTGATACCCCTCCCCCCACTCCCCTGCCAGCATTCTCATCCTCCTACTGTTCCTGCTCTGCGTCACTCTGTGATTTCATCCCATTCACAGGCAATGCAGCTGTGGTGAAACCATCCGAGTTGAGCGAGTGCTCGTCCCTCCTGCTGCATGCACTGCTGCCTCACTATCTGGACAAGGTCTGAATACCCACTGCTGGTGTTGATAAGATAATGCTGGACAAAAAGGCTGTTAAGTCTCCACATAGCACAGCTTATCACTGAAATTAGTTTGTCTCTGTTTGTTGGAAAGTTTTTACTCCCTCCAAAGAGCTGAAGAGCTGAGTCCTGATTCTTAAacatgatttttctttatttcactcAATGAGTACAGCATTGAGTActcaatgaaaagaaaatatcttgtttATCTCCAGGATCTGTACCCAGTAGTGACAGGTGGTGTGTCAGAGACCCAGCAGCTGCTGAGGCTCAGGTTTGATCACATCTTCTACACGGGCGGCAGCACAGCAGGCAAACTGGTGATGGAGGCTGCAGCGCGCCACCTCACCCCTGTCACCCTGGAGCTGGGCGGGAAGAGCCCCTGCTACATCGACAAGGACTGTGATGTCAGGACGGCCTGCCGGTAACACTGTCATCACCAGCAGACAGACAAGGTTGACTGCTAAACTGTGTAGAAATACTACAAACTTTCCTGGAGATTTTAGACAAATAACACATGGTAGAGAGTCAGATGGCTTTTCCATCTTTAGGTTGCAACTTTTAAAagggcagtatcatgtaaaatccacttttttgagctttacatcatgttatagtGTTagtccttcatcaaaaacatacctggagttttgctttgattctttcatgcatgtttgagaaatcctttaatctccatggcaaccatgcagctgtgcaaaacacctgggtggacctagccctgCATTGAAGATGCaactcctcctctgagctgcagttccAAGCTTCTGGCTCACAGGACAGCCCTCTCTGCAACTCtcccactcaactccttcagactagccagcagcaattagtaaacatctggtggaactgcacatcttcaaacattgttaaagggttaatagaggagccatggtGGAGTGTGAGAAAGGGAGGATGAATGCTGAACAAAAGACCAGGGCTAATGAGCTAACAGGTTGCAAGTGTTTGTGAGAGAGCAGAATTCTGactgaggagggagagagagagggactaAGGGACAAAGAAACATAATGAAAACTAGAGCAACTAAGACAAGGAGAGAAggcacaagaaataaacataactagaatcactaagaaGGAACTgatataaaaatagaaacagggCAGAACTAATAGAAAGTAGGAAGGAGcacaaataataacaaaaccCTAAACAAACTCAACCAACCCAAGATCCTGACAGATGTATAGATCAAGTGCATTTTGCATAATATTGCTGTCATGTAACGgtggtgtgaggtggtgaggcagacgcagcagacccaggtaaagTGAGAAATGAcggttttaatgataaataagtccaaaatagtccaaaaacaaccaggcagcacgactgagcagaagccagggctcaacgccggtagcaactggtaaattGACTGGACAACACGAAGGACTGAACGCACATAAGACAAGGACCCAACAGAGACgcagacacaggtgacactaaatacacacggggtaattagggaacgagaaacacctgggagtaatcgaggggggaacaggacaacacggagacacagagacaccgtaaactcgaaattaacacacagaaaacacagaacatgacaattGCTCCTTCAATATTTTCAAGCTGGTATTGACTGGAACCTTTAGCTGGCATCATTATGTGTTCTTTCATTGCTTTCTAAAGCATTTCAAAGATTCTCCCAGTAATGACTGTTCTGTTTGCAGGCGTGTCACTTGGGGGAAATTTGTGAACTGTGGCCAGACTTGCATCGCTCCAGACTATATTCTGTGTGAGCCCTGCATCCAGGGCCAGGTGGTTGAATTCATCCGACAGACTCTACTGGTAGCACATCAGCTTTGACCTGCTGTTAGTTTTACATTAAACTGGGCAGTATGAAGCTTTAttgaaaccctttttttttttttacttttcacagGAATTCTATGGTGCTGATCCGAAATGCTCGCCTGATTACAGCCGAATCATCAACCAGCAGCACTTCAGCAGAATCATGAGTCTGATGGAGGGATACACTCCTGTTGTCGGGGGGCAGAGTGATTCCTCACAGTGCTACATTGGTAAGAGGAGGCATTTTAAATCACTGttcacatgtttctgttttcattccagTTTTATGAACTGCATTCTTCCTTTGACAGCCCCAACGGTGCTGAAGGATGTGCCCCCCCACTCCAGGCTGATGCAGGAGGAGATCTTCGGCCCTGTCCTGCCAATAGTCACAGTGAGCGACATGGAGGATGCCATTAACTTTATCAATGAGAGGGAGAAACCCTTGGCTCTCTATATCTTCTGTTCTGACCAGAAGGTGGGGCTCACAAAACACATAACAACTTTTAGACTTTTGGACCTTTCTCTATGTGACTTTTGTGCTTCCTCCCATCTGACCAAGGCAATAAAACGGATGATTGAGGAGACCACCAGTGGAGGAGTGACAGTTAATGATGTCATGATGCACTACACAGTCAGCTCGCTCCCATTTGGAGGCGTTGGTGAGAATCATGACAAGCAGTTTTGTTGAGTCTAATTAAAGAATGTCTTCAGAAAGCTCTTTGTAGATATTTGGTCCTGTAGTGAAATAGTACATCATTTACATAACGACACAAGGTAGTTTAGCTTGGAGAGCTCCACCTATGGTTTTCCAAATTAGATTAgggaaaatagaaataaaggaggaaaaggacAGTACAGGTCTTTTTATCTCTCCTTttcagtccatccatccatccatccatccatccatccatccatccatccatccatccatccatccatccatccatcaatcatcATGTTTTGGATTTAACCGACCCACATGCAGACATGACGCACAGGGAAAGCAGTTTGAGGagatttattaacaaaaaggAAATAGAAGGTGTTTGGGGAACTCTGGAGGATGTAGGAAACTCAGGTTTCCGCGGAGATGGACATGGTTAGGTTCGATCTGGGAAGTggaatttttgaaaaatttttgAAGATTTGAAAGATGAGTCTGATTCTGTTGCTGAGTCCTGACTCTACTTGTGCTCTGGACCCTCTCCAGGTCAGAGTGGCATGGGTCGTTACCATGGCAAACACACCTTCGACCAACTGAGTCACCAGAGAGCCTGTCTGATTCGCTCGCTGAAGATGGAGAGGGTAAATCTGGCGCGCTATCCTCCCCAGGACCGCCGGCGAGCGCGGAGGGTCCGCATGGCCCTCCGGTCTCCTCTGATCGACACATCCAAGAGGACGCTCATCTGGGCTGTTGTGGCCACCATCCTGGGCATAGGCCTGTTCATCACTCTGTTGGTCATCCTGCTCATAGCCGCCGGCCTTAACTGCACCTGCTGGTACTGGAGAGGCTTCTATAACTAGCAGAGCTACAGAACCACTTCCCTTCACAAACTCTTTCCAAAGATTTAAGAAATGTTGCAGTGATTTTACACTGAGATCAGTTTGGAGTAGAGATGTTTTAGAgattaataaatacataattgtTTAATCTAACTTTTTTCCCTGTTTCTTAATTTTGTGTTAGAGGATTTTGCTCAGCGACTAAATAACCCTAGCTCAGTCATTACTGTTGTAAATGGTTCTTTTCTTAAGGAAATAAATTCTAAACAAACAAATCATACACTATGAtttgtgcatctgtttttgttttcaaataaaagattTGATCTGACTGTACATTATCCTTACTTGACAATGTTTAAAgtaatttgacataaaactaatattttttatacagagcctggaaaaagtattcatactgcttgaacttttccatgtttttgtcaCAATCATCATGGacatcagtgtattttattaaaattgtatgtgacaaaccaacacaaatctGGGCGTAATAGTgaagtgaacatttttgcaaatgaaattctgaaaagtgtggggtgaatttgtcacaaaataaaatccagggcaACTAAATGCCTTCGGAGATCACCAAACTAATAAATCAGTCAGTGAAGCTTAATATTTAGAGCAATATTTAGACATATGAGTACATGAGTACAACCTATGCAAACTGCTTTGCATAGGTTCAGCCAACCGGcagatataaaaagaaaacctctagAAATCATCCAGTCCAGTCAGTTACAGATCTGTTCAATACattagaatattactgaaaTTCATTTCAGGAATTTTATCACTTAGTTAAACACATTATATGTTAATTACACAAATGGATGTTTGAAAATCTTTGTTCATTATGGTTATGTTTTGCttacatttaatgaaaatatgtcatttaaaatttgaatatcatataaaaccaatttaaaaaaaaaatttgaatatagAAATAGAAACTcaatgaaacatattttaatacctgcttaaaggttgttgTCAAAAGACATCTGACAAGCAAGACACATcagaacatacagtatgttctCATTTATTGAATAGTGTATTCTTCGCCTACTGACACGTGTCAATAGGCGATGAATACATGTCTAAAATATGTCCAATACATGTCCAATACTTTGAGACAACAAGAGTACAAGAGTACTTTGTCTCAAAGTACATGAGTACTTTCAGACAACAGTCCAATCATACACACAGATTTAAAGTCACAGATATTCTATTAATGAAGCCAAAAGGAATAAACTCCAATTATGAATTATGTAATCCCAggataaatgcagctgttccaTGATGAGATGCTGGATAACATTAGAGAACATACAGCATGATGAAAGAACATGAAAGGAATAAAGTGGCTGAAAGCAGGGTTAGGTTGACAGGCCATGATGGGAAGATGGGGATAAACACAGAGACCTACACCCTACTTTGTGTCTAGGTCTAGAAATGTGGTTCTACAATGTATTGACAATGtatttgtcaggatctgtgtttttctgtgtttatttagagttttctgtgtccttaagtctcttcgttgtcctgtcctccccttgattgttcccaggtgtgtctcgtttctgtgattaccctcccgtgtatttaactccacctgtgttccttgttcctcgtcgggtcctcgtcaatgtctagtctagtcgtcgtcagtgtttccatgtgcctgctgctcgttgtttggactgagTTTCTACATTAAATCtcattattcatcatacctgggtccgctgcgtctgcctcaccacctcatcacaccgtttcatgacagaaggacccgaccataccgaatGGTGAGAATGCAGCTTATGGCCCAGCACGACCAGGAGGCGAggatccagcagcagttggagttggctcagcgggatctctacaGGGATGTagagatcctgccatctccgctgctgctggaagaaatGGGACTGGACTTGGACTACACCCTGGCGATTACAAAATGTCAGATCCCACCAGTCACCACCCCAAAGccctccggattcggcccccgccgtAACCTACGCCGGGgaagacagcgacgtgagccgccggtgaacccggcccctcgtcgctttccggagccgccacctccgctgcccgctcggagacagcgacgtgagccgccggtgctcccggcccctcgtcgctttccggagccgcagccggTCCCAAGGCTTCGGcccggctcgcctccgcagccggttcccaggcttcgccccggctcgcctccgcagccggtcCCAAGGCTTCGCTCtggctcgcctccgcagccggttcccaggcttcgccccggctcgcctccgcagccggttcccaggcttcgcccctgctcgcctccgcagccggttcccaggcttcgccccggctcgcctccgcagccggttccgaGGCTTCGCCCCGGCTCGtctccgcagccggttcccaggcttcgctccggctcgcctccgcagccggctcccaggcttcgctccggctcgcctccgcagccggctcccaggcttcgctccggctcgcctccgcagccggttccgaGGCTCCGCcccggctcacctccgcagccggccccgaggctccgcccCGGctttcctccagagactccctgtgttcctccagagactccctgtgttcctccagagactccctgtgttcctccagagactccctgcgttcctaccgagactcagaccccctgcgttcctcctgagactcagaccccctgcgttcctcctgagaccctgaccttctgcgttcctcctgagaccctgaccttctgcgttcctcctgagaccctgaccttctgcgttcctaccgagactcagaccccctgcgttcctcctgagactcagaccccctgcgttcctcctgagaccctgaccttctgcgttcctcctgagaccctgaccttctgcgttcctcctgagaccctgaccttctgcgttcctcctgagaccctgaccttctgcgttcctcctgagaccctgaccccctgcgttcctaccgagacccagaccccctgcgttcctaccgagacccagaccccctgcgttcctaccgagactcagaccccctgcgttcctaccgagactcagaccccctgcgttcctaccgagactcagaccccctgcgttcctcctgagaccctgaccttctgcgttcctcctgaaaccctgaccctctgcgttcctcctgagacccagacccccCGCGTTCCaactgagaccccctgtgctccaccagagaccctgcctcggggggctcgtcatcgccgtctgtgggcggcccccggaactcctcatcgccacctccagcgccgcggacggccgccggaccgcctccgtggttcccgcctccagcgctgcggacggccgccggaccgcctccgtggttcccgcctcctgggttcccgcctccagcgccgcggacggccgccggaccgcctctgtggttcccgcctccagcgccgcggatgaccgccggaccacctccgtggttcccgccgccgcggacgaccgccggaccacctccgtggttcccgcctcctttgcctccgcccaccctgtgggtagttttttgttgtttttggactcttggcccttcctgtgtttcctcccacaatggtgggttgttttttgctttttctggactctggccccccgtccagcgcccctccgcccacccttgttgtgtttttgttttgtgggcgtctggtagccgcccttgaggggggggggtactgtcaggatctgtgtttttctgtgtttatttagagttttctgtgtccttaagtctcttcgttgtcctgtcctccccttgattgttcccaggtgtgtctcgtttctgtgattaccctcccgtgtatttaactccacctgtgttccttgtacctcgtcgggtcctcgtcaatgtctagtctagtcgtcgtcagtgtttccatgtgcctgctgctcgttgtttggactgagTTTCTACATTAAATCtcattattcatcatacctgggtccgctgcgtctgcctcaccacctcaccacACCGTTTCATGACAGTATTGATTCGGAGTACAAATTCAAGTTTACCTTttgaggtttgtgtttttaaacaatttgcctcatatttcacaattatgtactactttatgttggtcttcAAACCCAACAgtattgaaatttgtttttgtgacctGTCAAAATATGGAAAGGGTACagtaaaatacttttacatAAACTAGGTGCAATTAAGTTTTATCAGTTTTAACAGAATTTatgttcctctctgacccgCAACATATAAATCTAACATTGCAGTTAGATCAAACTGGATTCCCGTATCCAACAACAGACAGATAGTAAATCCTTCTACAAATGGAAAACCttcactttttaacattttcaatcTTTGGAAAATCTAGAGGCACAGTAGTTTGTGTCTGCAGTACAACGCTACATTTTTGGAATTATACACTTCCTTTTGTTTTCACTAGATGGCATCATTGAGCTGTGTAAGTGAAGACAGAGCTCTTACAGCAGTCATGGAGGATTTCTCCATCCTTTCCAACAAACCCTTCCTTATAGCAGAGAAGTTTTcggttttttctctttttatccaAAAATGAAGCTATCAAGTTGGCAAAAGACAGCTAATCAGTATATTTCCAGTTTTTGTGTCATGAATGTTAACATTTAGGTTGCTAAACATGTCTAATCTTAACTCATGGACCTTAGACGGTTATAAAACGGGCCAGATAGCAAGGCAGGAGCGTTCACTGATGTTGTCTTTCCTTTCTGCCATTGGGCTAACACATCTCTAATGCTCTGGAGCCGCAAATAGCAAAATCCTGGGCTTATCTAGAAGTGGCCACgcttaaaataatcaataatgaaTTGATCATTcatcacacatacacaccttaCTCGTATTTCTTCGTATTGATATCCATTTATTGCAGTAACCGCATTTATGCTTAACCCAAAGATCTGTAACTTTAGCTGTAAAGGTGAGAACATGCCTTATCTGTGTCTGAGTGCTAACGTTTTGTGTATGATACAGGTCCTTGTGCTGTTTCCATCCTTTCATCTGTTTTCCCTGTGAACCTCATGACGTGGTGAAGATGCAACCAAAAATTCATCAAAGTGCTTCAGAAAAAGAGCAGCTCTACATCTGGGCCTTCAGATGATTCACAGGCACATGTGGCCTGGGAACAATGACTGCTTTTCATGCCTCTCCATTGCCATGGCAACCCTCTCCACTGACTCCACCCTGACCTTGAGGCATGGTGTGATGTCAGGCATCCTATGCAAGCTCATCATTTACAGAGATAAATAAAGAACAGCAGAGAGCAGCGTTCCCTGGTCTCTGCACTGCAGGATCCCAGCCAAGGCAGCAGGagagggaagaggaggaggaggaagaggaggaggaaggggaaaTCTACCCAAGAAGCTATTATCAGGTCaggaaattacatttctttgaaGGAAGCTTAAATTCAGTTATGAATCACTTTTTTTGATGCTCCATGCATTTCCTGTAATAACCAATTCTAACCATGGAAGTGAATAATTGAAAACTTGTGATTTATACATCATGTGAcagatggtggtggcagcatagTTTTCTGTATCTGGGACAAGGAGACTAGTCAGAGCTGAGAAGagccctaaacatacagccagagctacaaattatttaaataagagCCTGTTGATGTGATTCAGCGGTTGAACggttaaagtccagacctaaattcaaCTGGGAATCTGTGACACAATGTGTGAATTTCAAATGTAACTTATAGTGCTTAAATCTTTAGTTCTGAAGAAAATCCTAACATGTCTGCTATATATTAGTGTAGCAAGTGTAtacaattttttatatttcacttCAAATCCCCTATCATTATCCATATACAGTCATATCCATAAACAATACCtcatgttaattttatttacagtacagaccaaaagtttggacacacctttctaattcaatgggttttctttatcttcatgactatttataaggcaagaaatcccacttattaacctgacagggcacacctatgaagtgaaaaccatttcaggtgactacctgttgaagctcatcaagaaaatgcagagtgtgtgcaaagcagtaatcccagcaaaaggttgctactttgaagaaactagaatataaggggtattttcagttgttttacacttttttgtttagtgcatatttccacatgtgttattcatagttttgatgccttcagtgtgaatctacaatgtcaatagtcatgaaaataaaggaaactcattgaattaaaaggtgtgtccaaacttttggtctgtactgtatgtatttttattttttattaacaagaACATTAAAGCCTCAACTTTACTTCACGTGTTCAGCGTTATAGTGGATTTGATGGGTTGAGGTGCTTTTTAacttgatggatggatgtttgggtaaaatatttttgcacccAAACAAGATGTTTAGAGCTGCATCCTGTAACCTTTTAATgtatccctgctccaacacctGAGTCAAAAGGCTCAATTCCCTCAGCAGTCATCTAGCTCTGCAGAGGTTTGGTATTGTCATTTATTCGATACAGGTTAGAGCAGCAAAATAACAGGACCCTCGAAATAAGAATCTATTTGACTTTGCCAGCAAACTAATACTAGATCATTGTTAGGTCTTTCAGGAGGATAATGATATAAAGCAAACAACCAAGTCAACACAGGATAAAATGCACCTTTCATCACCATCACAGATCTGCACTCTACAGCAAACTTGTGGGCTGATCTAAGCTAGCGTCAGGACCAGGAAtaccttttttctttgtgtgccAAGCTTGTGAAATACTAAAGAAGATGAAACACTGCCTTATTGAGGGTTTCTAAAAGTGTAGACAGCAAAGCTTGCAGCTggtgattttgttaaaattaattatgtatttcatttttttcaatttcctccaatggataaatatttttgatgaaaaagatGAATGTGTGTTAGGGCTTTTTAGTGAACTCAGTTGGAACATAAATATCTTTAGTGGTAAGGCATGATTGACATGAAGCACAAACAATGACAAAATTGTTCTCAGTTTTAAAAGTAGAGTTGGGAAGATTAGCAACTCAGAATGGCCATAGTACAGAGGAGATATTTCCCATATTTATAGTAAAATGGCATAAAAGAGTCTGTCGTTAGATGTGAGTTTATGATGCATAATAGCTGACATGACAAATATGGTTACTCATGTAGATATTTAGCAAACCAGAGGTATACTGTTGTGATTTTCCTTCTGTTATCAGCAACAGATTAAGCATCTTAATAGAGTTAATAAGAAAACAATCATGCAGATTTTCCATGACACaacttgctgctaaatgtgtcaatcatttttttcttttctctcttgctCTCAGTGAAGGCGGACacttttttcctctgctccctTCCTGCCCTTGCCcccttgctctgtttttgtcctgtttttttctctatttttgaagcctttctttgcacatcctccaaatctacaaattatgGATCTGGTCAACCGGTCTCTCAAtgcaattgatcaaattttcaatTGATTGGGCACAGGAGAGCCCTCTTGTCCTGCGGGGACACTCCCTGGATTTTTTTATgataacaggatttctgctgtttggaacTTGCGGATACCTGGCTTATCAACAAATCTGTTGAACTGGACCATTCAAGGTCTttatcaagctaattttctattaggaGCTCCACAAATCTTTTtgataaacattacattaccaagacacatgAAAACACATCTTTATCTTGACTTTTtctctattcttcctctttcttttctcttttcctgaAGGATAAGCCCTTTTTGCCACATTGCTTTGCTAATACAGCAGCTCATATTGCCTTGCAGTGCGGTATCTActgcggccaccagggggccccaagaacaattttcttttcttctttttgcccATATAGGAAAGATTTCTACAtactacatatatatatatatatttccctcttgccctctgggaggcgttacagaagcctacggaccagaaccaccaggcactggaacagcttctttcccacagctgtcacgcttttgaacgcctcctgacataaaccataaactataaggactgtactcccctatcctctcatacaacaataacacatggactatcctcacacacacacacatcacggactgttttcttcacacacacatacaacctgtaaattttatctgccattatttatcttgtgtTATACtatacacatacagtatataatccattccctaacattcttgtatattctgtataatctgtataatctgtgcatatagctcccatatttatatttatacacaatatctatatctctttgctataaccccctatagtccatacatacatagtct
Above is a window of Xiphophorus hellerii strain 12219 chromosome 18, Xiphophorus_hellerii-4.1, whole genome shotgun sequence DNA encoding:
- the LOC116708209 gene encoding aldehyde dehydrogenase family 3 member A2-like isoform X2, which codes for MERQLLQRAKEAFVSGRARPLEFRLQQLHALQRMILEKETEISTALKQDINRSQYDTPLLELIGIENEIKLAIEKLAQWAAPRPVEKNLFTISDEVYIQPEPLGVVLIIGAWNYPWALTLIPLVGAIAAGNAAVVKPSELSECSSLLLHALLPHYLDKDLYPVVTGGVSETQQLLRLRFDHIFYTGGSTAGKLVMEAAARHLTPVTLELGGKSPCYIDKDCDVRTACRRVTWGKFVNCGQTCIAPDYILCEPCIQGQVVEFIRQTLLEFYGADPKCSPDYSRIINQQHFSRIMSLMEGYTPVVGGQSDSSQCYIAPTVLKDVPPHSRLMQEEIFGPVLPIVTVSDMEDAINFINEREKPLALYIFCSDQKAIKRMIEETTSGGVTVNDVMMHYTVSSLPFGGVGQSGMGRYHGKHTFDQLSHQRACLIRSLKMERVNLARYPPQDRRRARRVRMALRSPLIDTSKRTLIWAVVATILGIGLFITLLVILLIAAGLNCTCWYWRGFYN
- the LOC116708209 gene encoding aldehyde dehydrogenase family 3 member A2-like isoform X1; translation: MERQLLQRAKEAFVSGRARPLEFRLQQLHALQRMILEKETEISTALKQDINRSQYDTPLLELIGIENEIKLAIEKLAQWAAPRPVEKNLFTISDEVYIQPEPLGVVLIIGAWNYPWALTLIPLVGAIAAGNAAVVKPSELSECSSLLLHALLPHYLDKDLYPVVTGGVSETQQLLRLRFDHIFYTGGSTAGKLVMEAAARHLTPVTLELGGKSPCYIDKDCDVRTACRRVTWGKFVNCGQTCIAPDYILCEPCIQGQVVEFIRQTLLEFYGADPKCSPDYSRIINQQHFSRIMSLMEGYTPVVGGQSDSSQCYIAPTVLKDVPPHSRLMQEEIFGPVLPIVTVSDMEDAINFINEREKPLALYIFCSDQKTKAIKRMIEETTSGGVTVNDVMMHYTVSSLPFGGVGQSGMGRYHGKHTFDQLSHQRACLIRSLKMERVNLARYPPQDRRRARRVRMALRSPLIDTSKRTLIWAVVATILGIGLFITLLVILLIAAGLNCTCWYWRGFYN